In a genomic window of Treponema primitia ZAS-1:
- a CDS encoding transporter substrate-binding domain-containing protein — MKKMIALGVIFTLAVMSLAAGAKQETSTNVVNIAGDGATKPFQWTEANGQMVGYDIDVANEVAKRAGLTLKWEQTEFPALFLGLDANKYQVIVNNLSKTEARAAKYIYSDNYYIRNKTVIVARLGRTDIHTIDDLVGKNVPITPRGNTQSLYLEAYNKEHPNAKINLVVSEAQPTEQINGVFTGQFDAAVTEYIIANEVIRATGAEFTIVELPEDLQEAIAPTKSYFLFSQSSKALQEKWDAALATLITDGTLKDLSIKYFGSDFSR; from the coding sequence ATGAAAAAAATGATTGCCCTGGGGGTTATTTTTACCCTTGCCGTCATGAGCCTTGCGGCGGGAGCCAAACAGGAGACCTCCACAAATGTGGTCAATATTGCCGGGGACGGCGCTACTAAGCCTTTTCAGTGGACTGAAGCGAATGGCCAAATGGTAGGATACGATATTGATGTGGCGAATGAGGTCGCAAAGCGGGCAGGTTTAACCCTCAAATGGGAACAAACGGAATTTCCCGCCCTGTTTTTGGGACTGGACGCCAATAAGTATCAGGTGATTGTAAATAATCTTTCAAAAACCGAGGCTCGGGCCGCAAAGTATATCTATTCTGATAATTATTACATCCGCAATAAAACAGTAATCGTTGCCCGGCTGGGGCGGACTGACATTCACACCATCGACGATTTAGTGGGGAAGAACGTGCCCATTACTCCAAGGGGTAACACCCAGTCCCTGTATCTGGAAGCCTACAATAAAGAGCATCCTAACGCCAAGATAAATCTGGTGGTATCCGAGGCTCAGCCGACTGAACAAATTAATGGGGTCTTTACAGGTCAGTTTGATGCTGCTGTTACCGAATATATTATCGCCAACGAAGTGATCCGGGCCACCGGGGCGGAATTCACCATCGTTGAACTGCCCGAGGATCTTCAAGAGGCCATTGCCCCTACCAAGTCTTATTTCCTTTTCTCCCAGTCCAGTAAGGCGCTGCAGGAAAAGTGGGATGCGGCCCTGGCGACCCTCATTACAGACGGAACTCTCAAGGATTTGTCGATAAAGTATTTCGGATCAGATTTTTCCCGGTAA
- a CDS encoding amino acid ABC transporter permease, with product MPIIERFFSLKFMMGTVPEILSRLPLTLWIALSSTLIGWVIGFFTAVIRMRRIKVLAPISDFYISFIRGTPLMVQIYLTYYGIPIVIACVNALRGHPEAVVNSFRPTTFAIIAFAINCGAYSSETIRAAIQSIDRGQIEAAYSVGLTGIQTMKRIVLPQALIVAVPTLSNSLMSNIQGTSLAFCVSVVDIMAAAKLAGARGYRYFEVFVVVAIIYWISCMVVQRFMKRLEKKLQIPGQIEIQSAGA from the coding sequence GTGCCGATAATTGAGCGGTTTTTCAGCTTAAAATTTATGATGGGGACCGTCCCCGAAATTCTCTCGCGTCTGCCCCTGACCCTGTGGATTGCCCTGTCCTCCACGTTGATAGGCTGGGTGATCGGTTTTTTTACCGCAGTAATACGAATGCGCCGTATAAAGGTGCTGGCCCCTATATCGGATTTTTATATTTCCTTTATCCGGGGCACCCCCCTTATGGTTCAGATATACTTGACCTATTACGGCATCCCTATTGTTATTGCCTGTGTAAACGCCCTGCGGGGCCACCCGGAAGCGGTGGTAAATAGCTTCCGGCCCACCACCTTTGCTATCATCGCCTTTGCTATCAATTGCGGCGCCTACAGTTCCGAAACTATCCGGGCGGCAATCCAATCAATTGACCGGGGACAGATTGAAGCGGCCTATTCGGTGGGACTGACGGGTATTCAAACTATGAAACGGATTGTGCTGCCCCAGGCGCTGATTGTGGCAGTACCGACACTCAGCAATAGCCTGATGAGTAATATCCAGGGGACTTCCCTGGCTTTTTGTGTTTCGGTGGTGGATATTATGGCCGCAGCAAAACTCGCGGGGGCACGGGGATACCGCTATTTTGAAGTATTTGTGGTGGTAGCCATAATTTATTGGATCTCCTGTATGGTGGTACAAAGATTTATGAAACGCCTTGAAAAAAAGCTGCAAATTCCGGGACAAATCGAAATACAGTCTGCGGGAGCTTGA
- a CDS encoding trans-sulfuration enzyme family protein: MDIQTLLVQGHIKPDEAYNAVTLPIYLTTTYHSPKFGERGKYAYSRGANPTREYLESLVARLEGGSYGFALSSGMTAIAAALAVLKAGDKVLITQNVYGGTVDLLNTFFKDFGLTYELVDTSDVKKLEDHFDKNTRAILIETPSNPLLDITDIGAVSKAAKNHGAITIVDNTFMSPYLQLPLELGADIVVESATKFLSGHSDVIAGTVVTNDAALAGKIRAFQRLVGGISQPFDAYLLVRGIKTLSVRIDRQVENTAGIVEFLRKSPAVEKIYYPGLPEHPGYAVNQRQAKSPGSILSFLLKPGFDIGRFFDSLKLITVGASLGSVETLIQHPATGSHSGFSPEQRKAAGIRDNLIRLSVGIENAGDLIEDLHNALGASKL, encoded by the coding sequence ATGGATATTCAAACATTGCTGGTTCAGGGACATATCAAACCGGATGAAGCCTATAACGCAGTAACGCTTCCTATTTATCTAACCACCACCTACCATTCGCCAAAATTTGGTGAACGGGGGAAATACGCCTATTCCCGGGGCGCCAATCCAACCCGTGAATACCTGGAATCCCTGGTTGCCCGGCTTGAGGGGGGAAGCTACGGTTTTGCCCTGTCTTCCGGCATGACCGCCATTGCCGCCGCCCTGGCGGTTCTCAAGGCCGGGGACAAGGTGCTGATAACCCAGAATGTATACGGCGGGACCGTCGATCTGTTAAACACTTTTTTTAAGGATTTCGGTCTGACCTATGAACTGGTTGATACCAGTGATGTGAAAAAACTGGAAGATCATTTTGATAAAAATACCCGGGCGATCTTGATAGAAACCCCCTCCAATCCCCTGCTCGACATTACCGACATTGGGGCGGTATCGAAGGCGGCGAAAAACCATGGGGCGATTACCATCGTGGATAATACCTTCATGTCCCCCTATTTGCAGCTTCCTCTGGAATTGGGTGCGGACATTGTGGTGGAAAGCGCAACCAAATTTTTGAGCGGCCACAGCGATGTTATTGCCGGAACGGTGGTAACCAATGACGCCGCCCTGGCGGGAAAGATCCGCGCCTTTCAGCGTTTAGTGGGGGGCATCTCCCAGCCCTTTGACGCCTATCTCCTGGTTCGGGGGATCAAAACCCTGTCGGTACGGATTGATCGGCAGGTGGAAAACACCGCAGGGATTGTGGAATTTCTCCGGAAAAGTCCTGCGGTAGAAAAAATATACTATCCGGGACTGCCGGAACATCCGGGGTACGCCGTAAATCAGCGGCAAGCCAAAAGCCCCGGTTCAATACTTTCATTTTTGCTCAAACCGGGGTTTGATATCGGGCGGTTTTTCGATTCCCTGAAGCTCATAACCGTTGGGGCAAGTTTGGGAAGCGTAGAAACATTGATCCAGCATCCGGCTACGGGGAGCCATTCCGGTTTCAGTCCGGAACAGCGGAAAGCTGCGGGGATTAGGGATAACCTCATCCGTCTTTCGGTGGGCATTGAAAATGCCGGGGATCTTATTGAGGATTTACACAATGCCCTTGGGGCAAGCAAACTATAG
- a CDS encoding glutathione S-transferase C-terminal domain-containing protein, with amino-acid sequence MPEIKYASPIDEKKYGSYSALTDSVDSFEEETFRFGERIGKGDYPAESGRYHIYLQYVCPWAQRVQIIIDYLGLGNVISYSYLDPLRDARGWAFRERTGPDPVNGFTLLRDAYLATASNFKGVPSVPAVWDRKTARLINNRYDDTIHDFSTAFANFQTPGVDIFPVELREEIDKLLPWISEKINEGVYELAFALTQQKYDLAVENLYAALDSLEERLSRSRYLFGNRITLADICLWVTLARFDLVYYPLFRANRRRLIDFPNLWGYARELYAIPAFKKGSRFDYIKETYYTNFAYLLYKGIIPALPELDWDAPHDRIRLS; translated from the coding sequence ATGCCGGAGATCAAATACGCAAGTCCTATTGATGAAAAGAAATACGGTTCCTATTCCGCCCTGACCGACAGTGTTGATTCCTTTGAGGAAGAAACCTTTCGTTTTGGTGAGCGGATCGGGAAAGGGGATTACCCCGCCGAAAGTGGGCGCTATCATATCTATCTGCAGTATGTGTGCCCCTGGGCCCAACGGGTCCAGATCATCATAGACTACCTGGGTCTGGGGAATGTCATATCCTATTCCTACCTTGATCCCCTGCGTGACGCACGGGGCTGGGCTTTTCGGGAACGTACCGGACCTGACCCGGTGAATGGGTTCACCCTGCTTCGGGACGCCTATTTAGCCACCGCATCTAATTTTAAAGGGGTGCCTTCAGTTCCGGCAGTTTGGGACCGGAAAACTGCCCGTCTTATAAACAACCGCTATGATGATACTATTCACGATTTTTCCACCGCCTTCGCTAATTTTCAAACACCGGGGGTTGACATCTTTCCTGTGGAATTACGGGAAGAAATTGACAAGCTTCTTCCCTGGATATCCGAAAAAATTAACGAAGGGGTCTACGAACTGGCCTTTGCCCTTACCCAGCAGAAGTATGATTTAGCGGTAGAAAATCTCTACGCTGCCCTTGATTCCCTGGAAGAACGTTTATCCCGAAGCCGCTATCTTTTTGGAAACCGGATCACCCTGGCTGATATCTGTCTCTGGGTAACCCTGGCGCGGTTTGATCTGGTCTACTACCCCCTGTTCCGGGCAAACCGGCGGCGGCTTATAGATTTTCCCAATCTATGGGGCTATGCCAGGGAACTCTACGCAATTCCGGCCTTTAAAAAAGGAAGCCGCTTTGATTATATCAAGGAGACCTATTATACAAACTTTGCGTATCTCCTCTACAAGGGAATTATCCCGGCGCTCCCTGAGCTAGATTGGGATGCTCCCCATGACCGCATTCGTCTGTCCTGA
- a CDS encoding amino acid ABC transporter ATP-binding protein codes for MSDTIKVRISDVHKSFGKTPILQGLSLTVWEGEVMVILGPSGSGKTTLLRCINFLERADAGTLTIGNISVDMHSVSKKHILEVRRKTAFVFQNFNLFRHKSALQNVMEGLVTPRKIPEDQARALSQAALDRVGLQDKYDSYPSQLSGGQQQRVAIARALVLNPEVILFDEPTSALDPELVGETLQVIKDVARDGITMIIVTHEISFAAEVANHIVFMDGGVIVEEGDPRELLSNPREERTKQFLKRIRPELSYSI; via the coding sequence ATGTCTGATACCATAAAAGTACGGATCAGTGATGTACACAAAAGCTTTGGGAAGACTCCCATATTACAGGGTTTGAGTCTGACCGTCTGGGAAGGGGAAGTGATGGTTATCCTGGGACCCAGCGGATCCGGGAAGACCACCCTTCTGCGGTGTATCAATTTTCTTGAGCGTGCAGATGCCGGGACACTTACCATCGGCAATATCAGTGTGGATATGCACAGCGTTTCGAAAAAGCATATACTGGAAGTACGGCGTAAAACCGCATTTGTGTTTCAAAATTTCAATTTGTTCCGGCATAAATCCGCCCTTCAGAATGTGATGGAAGGTCTGGTGACACCCCGGAAGATACCGGAGGATCAGGCCAGGGCTCTTTCCCAGGCCGCTCTGGACCGGGTTGGACTTCAGGACAAGTACGATTCCTACCCCTCCCAGCTTTCCGGGGGACAACAGCAGCGGGTGGCTATTGCCCGGGCCCTGGTCCTGAACCCTGAGGTAATTCTCTTTGACGAACCGACCTCGGCGCTGGACCCGGAACTGGTGGGAGAAACCCTGCAGGTTATAAAAGATGTAGCCAGAGACGGCATTACCATGATCATTGTTACCCACGAGATTTCTTTTGCCGCCGAAGTTGCTAATCATATTGTATTTATGGATGGCGGCGTGATAGTGGAAGAAGGGGATCCCCGGGAGCTGCTCTCTAATCCCCGGGAAGAACGGACCAAACAGTTTCTCAAGCGTATCCGGCCTGAGCTGAGCTATTCCATATAG
- a CDS encoding DNA translocase FtsK, with protein MKVFFARPDFRFRVASLFAALVLGLLAALLGISITGALLNKPDLAQGPGDFLVRAYGILSFAIPLYLLIAAVILADPHFRPDRIFILTGTTFPFLTLAIGFAFLRDFNVRSLEWDFLAKTGRIGFSLIIILMTVIESFLIMALTSLFFPGPEAIKYEQKPKKPPEKPPRPLSLPEPIPAEQEYQPDPESDLPSIDKIGLDPFFESGDFEDDIGSDESDIDDDADESDIEAGESDDDNEADDEAEFDDIPPGIVPGAVSGAEDESELPYTQPKGKAPKAKRRGAYKVPVEGILNQYPDGQYWIIDDATRAAAVTLKGTLEEFKIQAEVTGISKGPVITMFDILPAPGVKLSKIVNLGDNIALRLAASSIRIVAPIPGKHAVGIEVPNAKRNIVSLREIIEGELRREKDHEGKKMEIPVILGKDISGEAQTVDLVQMPHLLIAGATGSGKSVCVNAMILSILYQRSPADCRLILIDPKIVELKLYNDIPHLLTPVITEPKKAFQALQYCIYEMERRYACLDSMGVRDIRSYNRRIKERNMAAEHMPYIVVVIDEFADLMATTGKELENTVARLAAMSRAVGIHLVLATQRPSIDVITGLIKANIPSRIAFMVASKMDSRIIIDLVGAEKLLGKGDMLYAGVVDPFPIRIQGAFVSEEEVERVVDYVKGLGEPDYIDDEIFIDDEDDDLGPSLFDSGDDPLYEKALEIVMQQQKASASYIQRRLKIGYNRAARLVELMEHNGVVGPAQGSKPRELLRNPSL; from the coding sequence TGCTGATTGCCGCCGTGATTCTGGCGGACCCCCATTTCCGGCCGGACCGGATTTTCATCCTTACCGGCACTACCTTTCCCTTTTTAACCCTGGCCATAGGTTTCGCCTTTCTGCGGGACTTTAATGTCCGTTCCCTGGAATGGGATTTTCTCGCAAAAACCGGCCGCATCGGTTTTAGCCTGATCATCATCCTCATGACGGTGATAGAAAGTTTCCTGATCATGGCCCTGACCTCCCTCTTTTTCCCCGGCCCTGAAGCTATCAAGTACGAACAAAAACCAAAAAAGCCCCCGGAGAAACCTCCGCGGCCCTTATCCCTGCCGGAGCCGATACCGGCGGAACAGGAATATCAGCCTGACCCTGAGTCGGATCTGCCTTCTATCGACAAGATCGGACTGGATCCCTTTTTTGAATCCGGGGACTTTGAGGATGATATTGGATCCGATGAATCCGATATCGATGATGATGCCGATGAATCTGATATCGAGGCTGGTGAATCCGATGACGATAACGAAGCTGATGACGAAGCGGAGTTTGACGACATCCCCCCGGGGATAGTGCCGGGCGCCGTTTCCGGGGCGGAAGACGAGTCAGAGCTGCCCTATACCCAGCCTAAGGGGAAAGCGCCGAAAGCGAAACGCCGGGGCGCATACAAGGTGCCCGTGGAGGGGATACTTAACCAGTACCCCGACGGCCAGTACTGGATCATCGACGACGCCACCAGGGCTGCGGCGGTAACCCTGAAGGGAACCCTGGAGGAATTTAAGATACAGGCGGAGGTTACGGGCATAAGCAAGGGGCCGGTGATCACCATGTTCGACATACTTCCTGCGCCGGGGGTAAAGCTCTCCAAGATCGTAAACCTTGGGGACAATATCGCCCTGCGGCTCGCCGCATCGTCCATCCGTATCGTGGCCCCCATCCCCGGCAAGCACGCCGTGGGTATTGAGGTACCCAACGCCAAGCGGAACATCGTGTCCCTCCGGGAGATCATCGAGGGTGAACTGCGCCGGGAAAAGGACCACGAGGGAAAGAAGATGGAGATCCCCGTGATCCTGGGGAAGGACATATCCGGGGAAGCCCAGACCGTGGATCTCGTACAGATGCCCCACCTGCTTATCGCCGGAGCTACGGGCTCGGGAAAATCGGTCTGCGTTAACGCCATGATTCTTTCTATATTGTACCAGCGTTCCCCCGCGGACTGCCGGCTCATCCTGATAGACCCGAAGATCGTGGAGCTAAAACTCTACAACGACATCCCCCACCTTTTAACCCCGGTGATCACCGAGCCGAAAAAAGCTTTCCAGGCACTGCAGTACTGTATCTACGAAATGGAACGGCGCTACGCCTGCCTGGATTCCATGGGCGTCCGGGACATACGGAGCTACAACCGGCGTATCAAAGAGCGGAATATGGCGGCGGAGCACATGCCCTATATCGTGGTGGTGATCGACGAGTTTGCCGACCTCATGGCCACCACCGGGAAGGAACTGGAAAACACCGTGGCCCGCCTGGCCGCCATGAGCCGCGCCGTGGGAATCCACCTGGTATTAGCCACCCAGCGCCCCTCCATCGACGTAATCACCGGCCTTATCAAGGCCAATATCCCCAGCCGTATCGCCTTTATGGTGGCTAGTAAAATGGACAGCCGTATCATCATCGACCTGGTGGGCGCAGAAAAACTGTTGGGCAAGGGCGATATGCTCTACGCCGGCGTGGTGGACCCCTTCCCCATCCGCATCCAGGGGGCCTTTGTCTCCGAAGAAGAGGTGGAGCGGGTGGTGGACTATGTTAAAGGCCTGGGCGAGCCCGACTATATCGACGACGAGATCTTCATCGACGATGAGGATGACGATCTTGGCCCCTCCCTTTTTGACAGCGGGGATGATCCCCTCTACGAAAAAGCCCTGGAAATTGTGATGCAGCAACAAAAGGCCAGCGCCAGCTATATCCAGCGCCGCCTCAAGATAGGCTACAACCGGGCGGCCCGGCTGGTGGAATTGATGGAACACAACGGCGTTGTGGGACCCGCCCAGGGATCCAAGCCGCGGGAACTGCTCAGAAACCCCTCTTTGTAA